One segment of Allorhodopirellula heiligendammensis DNA contains the following:
- the rpmI gene encoding 50S ribosomal protein L35: MGTKVKTHKGTKKRFRLSANGKAMHRQSGTSHLAKGLSKKRRRNLRGTTSLDSCMEPTIHAALNGYSN, translated from the coding sequence ATGGGAACCAAAGTCAAGACCCACAAGGGCACCAAAAAGCGATTCCGACTCAGTGCCAATGGCAAGGCAATGCACCGCCAGAGCGGCACGAGCCACCTGGCGAAAGGCCTGAGCAAAAAGCGACGCCGCAACCTGCGTGGCACCACGTCGCTAGACAGCTGCATGGAACCAACGATCCATGCCGCTCTCAACGGCTACAGCAACTAG